In Janthinobacterium sp. B9-8, the genomic stretch TTCTAAATCGTGCTCAATCGCGGCATTTTGCGATTGATCGTGCAGCTTTTCCAATCTCAAACGCACACGGGTAATAGGCAAGCGCAGATCGTGGGAAATGCCTGCCAGCATTTGCGAGCGGGCGCTTAAATAGAGCTTAATCGCGCACTGCATACTATTAAACGCACGGGCCAGATGGACAACCTCTACCGGCCCTGTTTCGGGTAAGGCGGGCTGGTGCAGGTTTTTTGACAGGCCCTCTGATGCCGCGGCAAACACAGAGAGCGGTTTGGTCAGCCGTAGTACCGCCCAGATAGAGAGCAGCGCCGCAGCCAGCGCCACTAAAGCCAGCCAGCCTACAATGCGCCAAGGCTCCCGAATCAGCACATTACCCAACCTAGATGAATGAAACGTGGCTACCGTGCCATCTGCCAGTTGCCCTTGTAAGATGACCATCATTAAAGCGGGTTCAGTGAGCTCGCTCCATGCCGCATCCCTTGAGCCTTGTGGCACTTCGATTTTAATTGACACCACTTGCATTCGCTCTGGCTTACGCAGCTGAGCCCGCACCAGCGATTCAAAGCGCCGCGTATCCGGCGTTTCTGCATCAGGAATTAACCAGCCCCCACCTAGCTCTACCCGATGATTCGGAGTACTTAATGCCGTGAGTAAGCGCGGACGAAAAGCATCGGGCGTTTCACTCAAAACATTCAAGGAGTTAGCCATATGCTGGGCCACGTATTCGGTGCGCAGCGCATAGGTCAGCCGAGCCCTATCGTAAAGCACCAAGCAGACACCTGCGGCATTAGCGATAAACAACCCAGTAAGCATCATCAGTAAAATCTGACCAAACAGTGTTTTAGGCCCAAAGCGCATCAATCCCCCCTTCCACATCAGAAAACACCGAGGCAGCGCTGATCATCCGCAGCATTAGTAAGCCTCAACCTTACACGCCAGCATATAGCCACTGCTGCGCAGGGTTTTAATTAGCAGCGGCTCGCGCGCATCATCGCCAAGGCGGCGACGCAAGCGCCCTATCATCACGTCAATCGTGCGATCAAATGGCGCGGCCTCTTTGCCATTAATAGCATCCATCAACTGATCTCTCGATAAAACCCGGTTTGGGTTTTCTGCCAGCACTTGCAATAGCCGGTACTCCCCGGTAGATAGCGCAACCACCACGCCATCTGCGCCTAATAAATATTGCGCGGCCAGATCCAGCTCCCAGCCCGCAAAACACAGCCGCCGCGCCTTAACCGCCATTGCTGATTCGGGTGCCCGGCGCAAAATACTTTTGATGCGTGCCAAGAGCTCTCTGGGATTAAATGGCTTGGGTAGATAATCATCCGCCCCCATTTCCAAGCCAATAATCCGATCCAGCTCATCACCACGGGCCGTCAGCATCAGCACGGGCAGATGAGACGTCACCCGTAAATTACGGCAAAGCGTGAGCCCGTCTTCCCCCGGCAGCATGATATCCAGAATCAGCAAATCAAAGGTTTCTGCTTCCATAGCATTCAGCATCGCCTCGCCGTCCCCCACCGCCGTGACGCGATAACCCTGAGCCACTAA encodes the following:
- a CDS encoding ATP-binding protein, translating into MRFGPKTLFGQILLMMLTGLFIANAAGVCLVLYDRARLTYALRTEYVAQHMANSLNVLSETPDAFRPRLLTALSTPNHRVELGGGWLIPDAETPDTRRFESLVRAQLRKPERMQVVSIKIEVPQGSRDAAWSELTEPALMMVILQGQLADGTVATFHSSRLGNVLIREPWRIVGWLALVALAAALLSIWAVLRLTKPLSVFAAASEGLSKNLHQPALPETGPVEVVHLARAFNSMQCAIKLYLSARSQMLAGISHDLRLPITRVRLRLEKLHDQSQNAAIEHDLEEMENLIADTLAFLRAGSSAEASVKLHFMDLLEGVIEDMEALGAQITVSGHSRAVIMGRPQALRRCLGNLLDNALRYGGAQIHVVVQAQAGMIMVSIADQGEGIAEDDLERVFEPYVRLETSRSRHTGGSGLGLAIARAIARTHGGDILLSNRADGGLMAVIQLPLLL
- a CDS encoding response regulator, which produces MSAHLILVDDDADLRALLSDYLVAQGYRVTAVGDGEAMLNAMEAETFDLLILDIMLPGEDGLTLCRNLRVTSHLPVLMLTARGDELDRIIGLEMGADDYLPKPFNPRELLARIKSILRRAPESAMAVKARRLCFAGWELDLAAQYLLGADGVVVALSTGEYRLLQVLAENPNRVLSRDQLMDAINGKEAAPFDRTIDVMIGRLRRRLGDDAREPLLIKTLRSSGYMLACKVEAY